The following is a genomic window from Candidatus Tectomicrobia bacterium.
CTCCGCGTGTGGCAGACGGGCAGCGGCACCCAGACGAACATGAACGCCAACGAGGTCATCTCGAACCGCGCCATCGAGCTGGCCGGGGGCAAGATGGGCTCGAAGAAGCCCGTCCATCCCAACGACGACGTGAACAAGGCGCAGTCCTCGAACGACACCTTCCCGACGGCCATGCACATCGCCGCGGCCGAGCAGCTCACGAAGCGCCTCCTGCCCGCCGTGGAGGGCCTGCGGAAGACCCTCGCCGGGAAGGCGGCGGAGTTCGGGAGCATCATCAAGATCGGGCGCACCCACCTCATGGACGCCGTGCCCCTCACCCTGGGGCAGGAATTCTCGGGCTACGCCGCCCAGCTCGGGAGCTGCGATGGCCGCGTCCGCGCCACCCTGGACGGCCTCTTCGACCTGGCGCTCGGGGGGACGGCGGTGGGCACGGGGCTCAACACCCATCCCCGGTTCTCGGAGAAGGCCTGCGCCCACATCGCGAAGATGACGGGCCTCCCCTTCCGCTCCGCGCCCAACAAGTTCGAGGCCCTGGCCGCCCACGACGCCCTGGTGTTCGCCCACGGCGCCCTCAAGACGCTGGCCGCCGCCCTGATGAAGATCGCCAACGACATCCGCTGGCTGGCCTCGGGACCGCGCTCGGGCATCGGGGAGCTGCGCATCCCCGAGAACGAGCCGGGGAGCTCCATCATGCCCGGCAAGGTGAACCCCACCCAGAGCGAGGCGATGACCATGGTCTGCGCCCAGGTGATGGGGAACGACACGGCCGTGAACCTGGGCGGGGCGATGGGGAACTTCGAGCTCAACGTCTTCAAGCCCCTCATCATCTTCAACTTCCTGAACTCGGTGCGGCTCATGGCCGACGCCTGCGACTCCTTCGACGAGCACTGCGCGCGGGGCATCGAGGCGAACCGCGATGTCATCGAGGGCCACCTGAAGCGCTCCCTCAT
Proteins encoded in this region:
- the fumC gene encoding class II fumarate hydratase → MGNRIETDSMGQIEVPDDRYYGAQTARSLIHFNIGGDRFPREIVRALGILKKAAALANEEIGSLSADKARLIVRAADEVIEGKLDDHFPLRVWQTGSGTQTNMNANEVISNRAIELAGGKMGSKKPVHPNDDVNKAQSSNDTFPTAMHIAAAEQLTKRLLPAVEGLRKTLAGKAAEFGSIIKIGRTHLMDAVPLTLGQEFSGYAAQLGSCDGRVRATLDGLFDLALGGTAVGTGLNTHPRFSEKACAHIAKMTGLPFRSAPNKFEALAAHDALVFAHGALKTLAAALMKIANDIRWLASGPRSGIGELRIPENEPGSSIMPGKVNPTQSEAMTMVCAQVMGNDTAVNLGGAMGNFELNVFKPLIIFNFLNSVRLMADACDSFDEHCARGIEANRDVIEGHLKRSLMLVTALNPHIGYDNAAKVAKKAFAENITLREAAVALGLLTAEKFDEIVRPERMIGPEG